The following are encoded together in the Malaya genurostris strain Urasoe2022 chromosome 3, Malgen_1.1, whole genome shotgun sequence genome:
- the LOC131439532 gene encoding toll-like receptor 6, with the protein MSLITRKSELVALPALLLVLLLSVQVNYSLQYDSAEARYYPTSPVESNLRYDAPDDCKYRITPDDEVELVCNLRTVNSEFDNTNFSVIPSEHTASLAVICNEAIMARSKLQAKSFSHLLRLKSLSLEFCKIAKFENDVLEGLNDLRNFSLRTHNINWPELNLEIEPEVFSHTKNIEQLDLSMNNIWSLPDHLFCSLSGLRSLNISSNRLQDVNDLGFREKPVMKKDNGTHNGSSVNCNLDLEDLDVSNNHFVLLPANGFGMLRRLKLLKIHDNEISMVGDKALNGLKELQILDLSSNKIVALPTDLFKDPSQSIQEIYLQNNSISVLSPGLFSKLEQLQALDLSMNQLTSAWVNRDTFSGLIRLVLLNLANNKITKLESEIFSDLYTLQILNLRHNQLEIIAADTFSPMNNLHTLLLSHNKIKYLDAYSLNGLYALSLLSLDNNVMTGIHPEAFRNCSSLQDLNLNGNELTQVPLALKDMRLLRTVDLGENSITVIEEPGFRGMNNLYGLRLISNNIENITRKAFKDLPSLQILNLARNKIQFIEKGAFEPAISVQAIRLDGNLLTDIEGLFTAMPNLVWLNISDNRLEQFDYSQIPAHLQWLDLHKNELTELNNRYGLDNQLFLQTLDASFNRLTKVTPSSIPNSIEFLFLNDNQIVHVEPHCFIHKTNLTRVDLYANQLTGLDIKALRLQPVPEDKQLPEFYIGGNPFVCDCNIDWLQKINHVTSRQYPTINDIETVYCKLMYNRERAFIPLIEAEPKHFLCSYNTHCFALCHCCEFDACDCEMTCPNNCQCYHDNSWSTNIVECSAAGYTDIPNNIPMDTTEVYIDGNNLVELSGHSFIGRKNLRVLYANHSNIEIIYNTTFIGLRRLTVLHLEYNNIQKLYGNEFSALESLRELYLQGNKISYIEDHTFVELRKLEVLRLDGNRINSFEVWQLASNPYLVEIALANNMWTCDCNFLNKLRIYLQSNTEKIIDANEISCIYNNLTSVLKEKNGTKCTFRGEGMSSIVHTQEIEDMLPLLLVATCAFVGFFGLIFGMFCYRKELKVWAHSSCLGSLCYKPGTFVNEFDKDRLYDAYIINSLQDEHFVNQILASTLENDIGFRLCLHYRDFNINTYIADTIVEAVESSKRAILVLSKNFLYNEWTRFEFKGAIHEVLKRRRKLIIILYGDLPQRDLDADMRLYLRSNTCIEWDDKKFWQKLRIALPHVKKSNCLNKRSAINIYATANEYNTAGRPRMPAAGTLPGPGPARHENHSYATIGGNCPRNCDNYDTVSNCKYNTAQHERRLNDFSRKVTAERQHEYAVPSNCLLDTTHETYNTSCERIAGETFECTSSSKYSTSSRGSSECSHSITPTHGYGGGGAVGGSAIANGGPPNILSTAFMGKADPGGYNNAASVANNLTSSSYNSSRKPNNCCNDGSGSKGDKSKSSTIGDTNNFNDRRLPQAMWA; encoded by the coding sequence ATGAGTCTAATTACGCGGAAGTcggaattggttgcactgccgGCACTTTTACTGGTTCTGTTGCTTTCCGTGCAGGTCAACTACAGTTTGCAGTATGATTCAGCCGAGGCCCGTTACTACCCGACAAGTCCGGTGGAATCGAATCTGCGGTACGATGCTCCGGACGACTGCAAATATCGCATCACACCCGACGACGAGGTGGAACTGGTGTGTAATCTGAGAACTGTAAACAGTGAATTCGACAACACGAACTTTAGTGTGATACCTTCGGAGCATACGGCTTCGTTGGCGGTGATCTGCAATGAGGCGATAATGGCTCGCAGTAAGTTGCAGGCTAAATCGTTTTCTCATCTGTTGAGACTGAAGAGCCTCTCGTTGGAGTTTTGTAAAATTGCAAAATTCGAAAACGACGTGCTGGAAGGACTTAATGATTTGAGGAACTTTAGCCTCCGAACACATAACATCAATTGGCCGGAGCTCAATTTAGAGATCGAACCGGAGGTGTTTAGTCATACGAAAAATATCGAGCAACTAGATTTGAGCATGAACAACATTTGGTCGCTGCCGGATCATTTGTTCTGCTCTCTGAGTGGGCTCCGATCGTTGAACATCAGCTCGAATCGGTTGCAGGATGTTAACGATCTGGGCTTCCGAGAAAAGCCGGTTATGAAGAAAGATAACGGCACGCATAATGGCAGTTCGGTGAACTGTAATCTAGATCTTGAGGATTTGGATGTATCTAACAATCATTTTGTATTGCTACCGGCCAATGGATTTGGTATGTTGAGACGACTGAAGCTGCTTAAGATTCACGACAATGAAATTTCCATGGTTGGTGATAAGGCTCTGAACGGGTTGAAGGAATTGCaaattttggatctgagttcCAATAAAATTGTTGCTCTACCAACGGACCTGTTTAAAGATCCATCGCAGTCGATTCAGGAAATAtaccttcaaaacaattctatcAGCGTACTCTCACCAGGTTTATTTTCCAAGTTGGAACAATTGCAAGCGTTGGACCTTTCGATGAATCAACTGACGTCAGCTTGGGTTAATCGGGACACGTTTTCCGGGTTGATTCGATTAGTGCTGCTTAACTTGGCCAACAACAAAATCACCAAGCTAGAATCAGAAATCTTTTCCGATCTGTATACGTTGCAAATTCTGAATCTTCGTCACAACCAGCTGGAGATAATCGCTGCCGATACGTTTTCTCCGATGAACAATCTCCATACGTTGCTACTTTCACACAACAAGATAAAATATTTGGATGCCTATTCCCTAAATGGCCTGTACGCGCTGTCACTTTTATCTCTGGACAACAACGTTATGACTGGTATTCATCCGGAAGCATTCAGAAACTGCAGCTCTCTGCAAGATTTGAACCTGAACGGCAACGAGTTAACGCAGGTTCCACTGGCTTTGAAAGATATGCGACTGCTCCGGACGGTTGATTTGGGTGAGAACTCCATAACCGTAATTGAAGAGCCCGGTTTTCGTGGTATGAACAATCTGTACGGCCTGCGCTTGATTAGCAACAACATAGAAAACATTACCCGGAAAGCTTTTAAGGATCTGCCCAGCCTACAAATTTTAAATCTCGCTCGAAATAAAATCCAGTTCATCGAAAAAGGTGCTTTCGAACCAGCTATCAGTGTACAGGCAATTCGATTGGACGGGAACTTACTGACGGATATTGAAGGTCTATTCACAGCAATGCCAAATTTAGTTTGGCTCAACATCTCGGACAATCGACTGGAGCAATTTGATTACTCTCAAATTCCTGCCCATTTACAGTGGTTGGATCTGCACAAAAATGAACTGACGGAGCTGAACAATCGATACGGGTTGGACAATCAGTTGTTTTTGCAAACGCTGGATGCTAGTTTCAACCGGCTCACGAAGGTGACGCCTTCGTCGATTCCCAACAGTATCGAATTCTTGTTCTTGAACGACAATCAAATTGTGCACGTGGAGCCGCACTGTTTCATTCACAAAACAAATTTGACACGGGTGGATCTGTATGCAAACCAGCTGACCGGTTTGGACATAAAAGCTCTGAGACTTCAACCGGTTCCGGAAGATAAACAGCTGCCGGAGTTTTACATTGGCGGAAATCCGTTCGTGTGCGATTGTAACATCGATTGGCTGCAGAAGATTAATCACGTCACATCGCGACAGTATCCGACGATAAACGACATCGAGACGGTGTACTGTAAGCTGATGTATAACCGAGAACGGGCTTTTATCCCTCTGATCGAAGCCGAACCGAAGCATTTTTTGTGCAGCTACAATACGCATTGTTTTGCACTGTGCCATTGTTGTGAGTTTGACGCGTGTGATTGTGAAATGACCTGTCCGAACAATTGCCAGTGCTATCACGACAACAGCTGGTCGACAAACATCGTGGAGTGTTCGGCCGCGGGTTACACAGACATTCCGAACAATATTCCGATGGACACGACCGAGGTGTATATCGACGGGAACAATCTGGTCGAACTTTCCGGACATAGTTTCATCGGGCGCAAAAACTTGAGAGTGCTGTACGCGAATCATTCCAACATTGAGATTATTTATAACACAACGTTTATTGGACTACGACGTCTGACGGTGCTGCATCTGGAGTATAATAATATTCAAAAGCTGTACGGTAATGAATTTAGTGCGTTGGAAAGCTTGAGAGAGTTGTACCTGCAGGGCAATAAGATCTCCTACATAGAGGATCATACATTTGTGGAACTGAGAAAATTGGAAGTGCTGCGATTGGATGGAAACCGAATCAACAGTTTCGAGGTTTGGCAGCTAGCTTCCAATCCCTACCTCGTGGAGATTGCTCTGGCAAACAACATGTGGACGTGTGATTGTAATTTTTTGAATAAACTGAGAATCTATCTGCAGTCGAATACGGAAAAAATTATCGATGCTAACGAGATCAGTTGCATCTACAATAATTTGACAAGCGTTTTGAAGGAGAAGAACGGCACGAAGTGTACCTTCCGTGGTGAAGGGATGAGTTCGATTGTTCATACGCAGGAGATTGAAGACATGCTGCCATTACTGTTGGTGGCAACCTGCGCCTTTGTCGGTTTCTTCGGATTGATTTTCGGAATGTTCTGCTACCGAAAGGAACTGAAGGTTTGGGCACACAGCAGTTGTCTTGGATCGTTGTGCTACAAACCAGGAACATTCGTGAATGAGTTCGACAAAGACAGACTGTATGATGCGTACATCATCAACTCACTGCAGGACGAGCATTTTGTGAATCAAATTTTGGCATCGACACTTGAGAATGACATAGGATTCCGATTGTGTTTGCATTATAGAGATTTCAACATTAACACGTACATCGCTGATACGATTGTTGAAGCCGTGGAGAGTTCCAAGCGTGCCATTTTGGTTCTTTCGAAGAACTTCCTGTACAACGAATGGACCCGATTTGAGTTCAAGGGTGCGATTCATGAAGTATTGAAGCGTCGACGAAAGCTGATCATTATTCTGTATGGTGATCTACCGCAGCGAGATTTGGACGCTGATATGCGTCTGTATTTGCGATCGAATACGTGCATCGAGTGGGACGACAAAAAGTTCTGGCAGAAGCTTCGAATTGCGTTGCCCCATGTGAAGAAGAGCAACTGTTTGAACAAGCGATCAGCTATAAACATCTACGCTACGGCCAACGAATACAACACCGCAGGACGACCACGGATGCCTGCTGCTGGGACGCTTCCAGGACCGGGACCAGCAAGGCATGAGAACCACAGTTACGCTACCATTGGCGGCAACTGCCCAAGAAACTGTGATAATTATGATACGGTTAGTAATTGTAAATATAACACGGCGCAGCACGAAAGGCGGTTGAATGATTTCAGCCGAAAGGTGACAGCGGAAAGACAGCACGAGTATGCGGTTCCTTCCAATTGTCTGCTAGACACGACACACGAAACGTACAACACCAGCTGCGAACGGATCGCAGGGGAAACGTTCGAGTGCACCTCCAGCAGCAAGTATTCGACGTCGTCGCGGGGTTCTAGCGAGTGCTCACACTCGATCACGCCCACTCACGGCTACGGCGGTGGCGGAGCGGTGGGTGGTTCTGCAATAGCCAACGGTGGGCCACCCAACATTCTGTCCACCGCCTTTATGGGTAAGGCCGATCCTGGCGGTTACAACAATGCTGCCAGTGTGGCAAACAATTTGACTAGTAGTAGTTACAATAGCAGTAGAAAACCGAACAACTGTTGCAATGATGGTAGTGGTAGCAAAGGTGATAAGTCCAAATCGAGCACGATCGGGGACACGAACAATTTCAATGATAGAAGACTGCCACAGGCAATGTGGGCATAA